A section of the Saccharopolyspora gregorii genome encodes:
- a CDS encoding NHL repeat-containing protein, with protein sequence MSGLRRRRRAPARSVRRGSALAAVVVLCGLGTGAPGAAAAPELPAPVQRCRVTDPGLTELSGLASDGRYWYAVDDGGSSLRVALLDRDSCEVGAEWTSPTDPYDVEDLALAPDGAAWLADTGDNRRARSTVALHRLTADGDSQLYRLSYPDGPHDAEALLLDRAGTPHVVTKEPFGMAFVYRPAEPLVAGGTVPWERVGELALPTTDSPDGPIKGIGTRLVTGGSVSRDGTLIALRTYTEAYLFHAPDGDVPAALRRPPVALRLPSEPQGEAIAWDPDGSLVTSSEGLQPVYVLPGAASLLATGAEPDPSTAPGTPAPGVSEPAEGEQPAPEPDDAADGSVLSTAPALVVAGGLAALLLYFLVRMRRR encoded by the coding sequence GTGAGCGGCCTGCGTCGGCGGCGCCGAGCCCCGGCCCGGTCGGTGCGGCGGGGGAGCGCACTGGCCGCGGTCGTGGTGCTGTGCGGACTCGGCACCGGGGCTCCAGGTGCGGCCGCGGCACCGGAGCTGCCTGCTCCCGTGCAGCGCTGCCGGGTGACGGACCCGGGACTGACCGAGTTGTCCGGCCTGGCCTCGGACGGCCGGTACTGGTACGCGGTCGACGATGGCGGCAGCTCGTTGCGGGTCGCCCTGCTCGACCGCGACAGCTGCGAGGTGGGGGCGGAGTGGACTTCGCCGACCGACCCCTACGACGTCGAGGACTTGGCGTTGGCCCCGGACGGTGCGGCGTGGCTGGCCGACACCGGTGACAACCGGCGGGCTCGCTCCACCGTGGCCCTGCACCGGTTGACGGCGGACGGCGACTCGCAGCTGTACCGGCTGAGCTACCCGGACGGTCCGCACGACGCCGAGGCGCTCCTGCTGGACCGGGCCGGGACACCGCACGTGGTCACCAAGGAACCGTTCGGCATGGCCTTCGTGTACCGCCCGGCAGAGCCCCTGGTCGCCGGCGGGACGGTGCCGTGGGAGCGGGTCGGGGAGCTCGCGCTGCCCACCACCGACTCCCCGGACGGCCCGATCAAGGGCATCGGCACCCGGTTGGTGACGGGTGGTTCGGTGAGCCGGGACGGCACGTTGATCGCGCTGCGCACCTACACCGAGGCCTACCTGTTCCACGCACCCGACGGCGACGTGCCCGCGGCGCTGCGGCGCCCGCCGGTGGCTCTGCGGCTGCCGTCGGAACCGCAGGGCGAGGCGATCGCGTGGGATCCGGACGGGTCGCTCGTGACGAGTTCGGAAGGACTTCAACCGGTGTACGTGCTGCCCGGGGCCGCGTCCCTGCTGGCGACGGGTGCCGAACCCGACCCCTCCACGGCGCCCGGGACACCCGCCCCCGGCGTTTCGGAACCCGCCGAGGGCGAACAACCGGCTCCCGAACCGGACGACGCGGCGGACGGGTCCGTGCTCTCCACCGCCCCCGCGCTCGTCGTCGCCGGTGGGCTGGCCGCCCTGCTGCTGTACTTCCTGGTCCGGATGCGCCGCCGCTGA
- the lexA gene encoding transcriptional repressor LexA: MAAESTSAPAVPEQPGTDELSDRQLKVLEAIRSWMREHGYPPSVREIGDAVGLTSTSSVAYQLRVLERKGFLRRDPHRPRTVGVLVADSEQTELAGRPKPAYVPVVGRIAAGGPILAEESVEDVFPLPKEIVGEGSLFLLQVVGDSMTDLAITDGDWVAVRQQPDAENGDVVAAMIDGEATVKTFKRTDEHVWLVPHNEAYQPILGDDATILGKVVAVLRRL; this comes from the coding sequence ATCGCGGCGGAGTCGACGAGCGCCCCGGCGGTCCCCGAGCAGCCCGGTACCGACGAGCTCAGCGACCGGCAGCTCAAGGTGCTCGAGGCGATCCGCAGCTGGATGCGCGAGCACGGCTACCCGCCGAGCGTGCGGGAGATCGGCGACGCGGTGGGCCTGACGTCCACCTCGTCCGTCGCCTACCAGCTGCGGGTGCTGGAGCGGAAGGGCTTCTTGCGGCGCGACCCGCACCGCCCGCGCACGGTCGGCGTGCTGGTGGCCGATTCCGAGCAGACCGAGCTCGCCGGGCGCCCCAAGCCCGCCTACGTCCCGGTGGTGGGCCGGATCGCCGCGGGCGGCCCGATCCTCGCCGAGGAATCGGTCGAGGACGTCTTCCCGCTGCCGAAGGAGATCGTCGGCGAGGGCTCGCTGTTCCTGCTCCAGGTGGTCGGCGACTCGATGACCGACCTGGCCATCACCGACGGCGACTGGGTGGCGGTGCGCCAGCAGCCGGACGCCGAGAACGGCGACGTGGTAGCGGCGATGATCGATGGCGAGGCCACGGTCAAGACCTTCAAGCGGACCGACGAGCACGTCTGGCTGGTGCCGCACAACGAGGCCTACCAGCCGATCTTGGGCGACGACGCGACGATCCTCGGCAAGGTGGTCGCGGTGCTGCGCCGGCTCTGA
- a CDS encoding LysM peptidoglycan-binding domain-containing protein, producing MLPVEVAAAPSAPVLVAARARWFRLARECAWLAAVGACAFVGVLLFGLLALDSGARPVPDATAVVRVAEGDTLWSMAARFAPDSDQGAVVDRIVELNRLDPAAPALGGALVVPAQRG from the coding sequence GTGCTCCCCGTCGAGGTGGCGGCGGCCCCGTCCGCCCCGGTCCTCGTGGCCGCGCGGGCGCGGTGGTTCCGCCTGGCCCGCGAGTGCGCCTGGCTCGCCGCGGTGGGTGCCTGCGCGTTCGTCGGGGTCCTCCTGTTCGGCTTGCTCGCGCTGGACTCGGGTGCGCGGCCGGTGCCGGACGCCACTGCGGTCGTGCGGGTGGCCGAGGGCGACACGCTGTGGTCGATGGCCGCCCGGTTCGCTCCGGACAGTGACCAGGGTGCGGTCGTTGACCGGATCGTGGAGCTGAACCGGCTCGACCCGGCGGCGCCCGCGTTGGGTGGCGCGCTCGTCGTGCCGGCGCAGCGGGGCTGA
- the hflX gene encoding GTPase HflX, translating into MELEERNSLRRVAGLSTELADITEVEYRRLRLERVVLVGVWTEGDAEHAESSLAELARLAETAGSEVLDGLVQRRPRPDPATYVGSGKVKELREVVISTGADTVICDGELSAGQLRQLEDKLKVKVIDRTALILDIFAQHASSKEGKAQVELAQLQYFLPRLRGWGEAMSRQAGGRAGGANGGVGTRGPGETKLETDRRRIHKRISKLRNELKAMSTIRSTKRGRREAQRVAGVAIAGYTNAGKSSLLNALTGAGVLVEDALFATLDPTTRRAETPDGRPYTLTDTVGFVRHLPHQLVEAFRSTLEEVTGADLLVHVVDGSEPQPHEQVAAVRTVVSDIAEEHGAPVPEELLVVNKVDQVDATRLAELRQLLPGAVFVSAHSGEGIAALREIISDRLPRPDVFIDALVPYTRGELVARVHAEGELVAEEHTADGTRVRAKVRPDLAGALQPFVAVG; encoded by the coding sequence ATGGAGCTCGAAGAGCGCAACTCGCTGCGCCGCGTCGCCGGGCTGTCCACCGAGCTCGCGGACATCACCGAGGTCGAGTACCGGCGGCTGCGCCTGGAGCGCGTGGTGCTGGTCGGGGTGTGGACCGAAGGCGACGCCGAGCACGCCGAGAGCTCGCTGGCCGAACTGGCCCGCCTCGCCGAGACGGCAGGTTCGGAAGTCCTGGACGGGCTGGTGCAGCGCAGGCCGCGGCCCGACCCGGCTACCTACGTCGGTTCCGGCAAGGTCAAGGAGCTGCGCGAAGTCGTCATCTCCACCGGTGCGGACACCGTCATCTGCGACGGCGAGCTCTCCGCGGGCCAGCTGCGCCAGCTGGAGGACAAGCTGAAGGTCAAGGTCATCGACCGGACCGCGCTGATCCTGGACATCTTCGCCCAGCACGCCAGCTCCAAGGAGGGCAAGGCGCAGGTCGAGCTCGCCCAGCTGCAGTACTTCCTGCCGCGGCTGCGCGGCTGGGGCGAGGCGATGTCCCGGCAGGCGGGCGGTCGTGCCGGTGGTGCCAACGGCGGCGTCGGCACCCGCGGTCCCGGTGAGACGAAGCTGGAGACCGACCGCAGGCGGATCCACAAGCGCATCAGCAAGCTCCGCAACGAGCTCAAGGCCATGAGCACCATCCGCAGCACCAAGCGCGGGCGGCGCGAGGCGCAGCGGGTGGCGGGCGTGGCCATCGCCGGGTACACCAACGCCGGCAAGTCCAGCCTGCTCAACGCGCTCACCGGTGCCGGAGTGCTCGTCGAGGACGCGTTGTTCGCGACCCTGGACCCGACGACCCGCCGGGCCGAGACCCCCGACGGCAGGCCCTACACGTTGACCGACACCGTCGGGTTCGTCCGGCACCTGCCGCACCAGCTGGTGGAGGCCTTCCGCTCCACGCTGGAGGAGGTCACCGGCGCCGACCTGCTGGTCCACGTGGTGGACGGTTCCGAACCGCAGCCGCACGAGCAGGTCGCGGCGGTGCGCACCGTCGTCTCCGACATCGCCGAGGAACACGGCGCTCCGGTGCCGGAGGAGCTGCTGGTGGTGAACAAGGTCGACCAGGTCGACGCCACCCGCCTCGCCGAACTGCGACAGCTGCTGCCCGGTGCGGTGTTCGTCTCGGCGCACAGCGGCGAGGGCATCGCCGCACTCCGCGAGATCATCTCCGACCGGCTGCCGAGGCCGGACGTGTTCATCGACGCGCTGGTGCCGTACACCCGAGGTGAGCTGGTCGCCCGGGTGCACGCCGAAGGCGAGCTGGTGGCCGAGGAGCACACGGCCGACGGCACCAGGGTGCGGGCCAAGGTCCGGCCCGACCTGGCGGGAGCGCTGCAGCCGTTCGTGGCCGTCGGATGA
- the miaA gene encoding tRNA (adenosine(37)-N6)-dimethylallyltransferase MiaA produces MSAASPARPVAIVGPTATGKSDLAVEVATELGGEVVNADAMQLYRGMDIGTAKLPPGERHGVPHHLLDVLDVTEAASVAAYQRDARAAVEDVLARGRTPVLVGGSGLYVQAVLDDLRFPGTDPQVRARWEAELAERGPDALHRRLAELDPSAAEAILASNGRRLVRALEVIEITGEPFSANLPVPGPPRYGTVLVGLDRPVAELDDRVDRRVTRMFDDGLAAEVRELCEQGLRHGRTASRALGYQQVLAELDGSGDMAAAAAETARLTRRFVRKQRSWFRRDDRIRWLAPEPASAVSAVRALLRT; encoded by the coding sequence GTGTCCGCCGCATCCCCAGCTCGACCGGTGGCGATCGTCGGGCCCACCGCCACCGGCAAGTCCGACCTCGCCGTCGAGGTCGCGACCGAACTCGGCGGTGAGGTCGTCAACGCCGACGCGATGCAGCTCTACCGGGGCATGGACATCGGCACCGCGAAGCTCCCGCCGGGGGAGCGGCACGGCGTTCCGCACCACCTGCTCGACGTGCTGGACGTGACCGAAGCCGCCTCGGTGGCCGCCTACCAGCGGGACGCGCGCGCCGCCGTCGAGGACGTCCTCGCCCGCGGCCGCACCCCGGTGCTCGTCGGCGGCAGCGGGCTGTACGTGCAGGCCGTGCTCGACGACCTGCGGTTCCCCGGCACCGACCCGCAGGTGCGGGCGCGTTGGGAGGCCGAACTCGCCGAACGCGGGCCGGACGCGCTGCACCGCCGACTCGCCGAGCTCGACCCGTCCGCCGCCGAAGCCATCCTCGCCTCCAACGGGCGACGCCTGGTGCGGGCGCTGGAGGTCATCGAGATCACCGGCGAACCGTTCTCCGCGAACCTGCCGGTGCCCGGACCACCGCGTTACGGCACCGTGCTCGTCGGGCTGGACCGGCCCGTCGCGGAACTCGACGACCGGGTGGACCGGCGCGTCACCCGCATGTTCGACGACGGGCTGGCCGCCGAGGTCCGCGAACTCTGCGAGCAGGGCCTCCGCCACGGGCGCACCGCCTCCCGCGCCCTCGGCTACCAGCAGGTGCTCGCCGAACTCGACGGCTCCGGGGACATGGCCGCGGCCGCCGCCGAGACCGCCCGGCTCACCCGCCGGTTCGTGCGCAAGCAGCGCTCCTGGTTCCGGCGCGACGACCGCATCCGGTGGCTGGCGCCCGAACCGGCGAGCGCGGTGTCCGCCGTCCGCGCACTGCTGCGCACGTAG
- the dapF gene encoding diaminopimelate epimerase, with protein MQFSEGPEFAKGHGTQNDFVVLPDPDGELKLTDAHVRALCDRRRGFGADGVLRVVPTAAIPDAPADLHPDVWFMDYRNADGSIAEMCGNGVRVFARYLVDSGLVTGTEFPVGTRAGLRQVRTHSDGGSTVDMGAANVFGESAATLAGRDFSGLAMDLGNPHLACVTDADLDALDLAESPAHDSEVFPNGVNVEFVRPTGPGRVRMRVHERGVGETRSCGTGTVAAAVAALRADGETTGSRTVDVPGGTVQVEVTGVTTLLTGPAVLVGGGRIDAGWWRQLAGG; from the coding sequence GTGCAATTTTCCGAAGGACCAGAGTTCGCCAAGGGCCACGGCACGCAGAACGACTTCGTCGTGCTGCCCGACCCGGACGGCGAGCTGAAGCTCACCGACGCGCACGTGCGCGCCCTCTGCGACCGGCGCCGCGGGTTCGGAGCCGACGGCGTGCTGCGCGTCGTCCCCACCGCCGCCATCCCGGACGCACCCGCCGACCTTCACCCGGACGTGTGGTTCATGGACTACCGCAACGCGGACGGCTCGATCGCCGAGATGTGCGGCAACGGGGTCCGCGTCTTCGCCCGGTACCTCGTCGACTCCGGGCTGGTCACCGGCACCGAGTTCCCCGTCGGGACCCGCGCCGGGCTCCGGCAGGTCCGCACCCACTCGGACGGCGGCAGCACCGTCGACATGGGCGCCGCGAACGTGTTCGGCGAGTCCGCCGCGACCCTCGCCGGGCGGGACTTCTCCGGTCTGGCCATGGACCTCGGCAACCCGCACCTGGCGTGCGTCACCGACGCCGACCTCGACGCGCTCGACCTCGCCGAAAGCCCCGCGCACGACTCCGAGGTGTTCCCGAACGGCGTCAACGTGGAATTCGTCCGCCCCACCGGGCCCGGGCGGGTGCGGATGCGGGTGCACGAGCGCGGCGTCGGCGAGACCCGCTCCTGCGGCACCGGCACCGTCGCGGCCGCCGTCGCCGCCCTCCGCGCCGACGGCGAGACGACCGGGAGCCGCACCGTCGACGTCCCCGGCGGCACCGTGCAGGTCGAGGTGACCGGCGTGACGACCCTGCTCACCGGGCCCGCCGTGCTCGTCGGCGGCGGCCGGATCGACGCCGGCTGGTGGCGGCAGCTCGCGGGCGGCTGA